From a single Nostoc edaphicum CCNP1411 genomic region:
- a CDS encoding DUF3368 domain-containing protein produces the protein MTNPVIVADSSPLISLSIIEQLEILPQLYQRILIPPAVWDEVTVQGAGLPGAQAVSQLTWLEIQTPEPIILEPLSILVDRGEAEAIALAQSTPDSTVLLDDAQARRVAERLGIRRIGTLGILRKAKKAGLIVEVKVYIERLRTNGIYIRSSLIDAVLRDVGEID, from the coding sequence ATGACTAACCCTGTGATTGTTGCCGATAGCAGTCCCCTCATATCTTTATCAATTATCGAGCAACTGGAAATTCTTCCTCAACTGTATCAGCGAATATTAATTCCCCCAGCCGTATGGGATGAAGTAACAGTCCAAGGTGCAGGTTTACCTGGCGCACAAGCTGTCAGTCAACTAACTTGGTTAGAAATTCAAACTCCTGAACCCATTATCTTAGAACCATTATCAATCCTAGTTGATCGTGGAGAAGCTGAAGCTATTGCCTTGGCTCAGTCCACCCCAGATAGTACAGTACTTTTGGATGATGCTCAAGCACGAAGGGTTGCAGAACGCTTAGGAATTCGCCGAATAGGTACTCTTGGCATTTTGCGTAAGGCGAAAAAAGCGGGCTTGATTGTGGAAGTTAAAGTATATATTGAGCGGTTACGCACCAATGGAATTTATATCCGATCTAGCCTTATTGATGCAGTGCTACGGGATGTCGGAGAAATAGACTAA
- a CDS encoding UPF0175 family protein: MHILSLHYPDDLLITSGKSPQALEAELTFLLAVKLFELRRLSLGKAATFCNMNKPQFMYELGRLQIPVINLDDDQIADELRDD; this comes from the coding sequence ATGCACATCCTATCCCTTCATTATCCCGATGACTTACTTATTACCTCCGGCAAATCACCCCAGGCGTTAGAAGCAGAACTCACATTTTTGCTCGCAGTCAAACTATTTGAGCTACGCCGACTATCCCTTGGTAAAGCCGCCACATTTTGCAACATGAACAAACCCCAATTCATGTATGAACTAGGACGTTTACAAATCCCGGTTATCAACTTAGATGATGACCAAATCGCCGACGAATTGCGCGATGACTAA
- a CDS encoding single-stranded-DNA-specific exonuclease RecJ, which translates to MLDRAVSEVSKPRRRLPDQRWQVYPQKPEFAQKLAILTNISPIVSQLLINRGMETPEQIQAFLNPESLVLPSPLEDFPDLAISLELLQNAIASQTKIAICGDYDADGMTSTALLLRSLRTLGAQVEYAIPSRMHEGYGINKRIVEEFHSEGVGLILTVDNGISAFEPVARARELGVAVIITDHHDIPQKLPPANAILNPKLIAESSPYRGVAGVGVAYILAVSLAQQLGATKGLIQPMLALFTLGTIADLAPLTGVNRRWVKRGLQHLPKSNLAGIQALIQVGGVQARGEERAGGAGGDKEKLQSPVPSPKSLKPEDIGFRLGPRINAIGRIGNPQTVIELLTTDDMGVALERAMQCEQINASRQEMCQQIEQEAIAYVEAEFVTSLQQDRVLIVVQPNWHHGVIGIVASRLVERYGVPVFIGTYEDEGHIRGSARSIPEFHVFEALEYCHDLLGKFGGHKAAGGFSLPAENLEMVRSRLIEFANQCLEPQHLKPLLKIDAEVNLNHLNQQLYQQLNALHPCGMDNPDPVFWTPNVQVVEQKIVGKGHIKLTIAQTIDNQEYRIKAIAWRWGDYFRLPSRVDVAYKLRENYFNGNTTIELELIGVRLPIQIQQFFVSPPTTSSTTFEYNQRQYTCGFYKNGIEAELRIKNSEGKVLAMQPGHIIGLIGTNRQNAKEVDISQPQYDNIIQAALQALSVLSADS; encoded by the coding sequence GTGCTAGACCGAGCTGTATCTGAAGTATCAAAGCCTCGCAGGCGCTTACCTGATCAGCGCTGGCAAGTTTATCCGCAAAAACCAGAATTTGCCCAAAAGCTGGCTATTCTGACAAATATTTCACCGATTGTCAGCCAGTTGTTGATTAATCGGGGTATGGAAACACCAGAACAGATACAAGCATTTTTAAATCCAGAGTCTTTAGTTTTGCCTTCACCGTTAGAAGATTTTCCAGATTTGGCAATTAGTTTGGAGTTATTGCAAAATGCGATCGCTTCTCAAACAAAAATTGCGATTTGTGGTGATTATGATGCTGATGGAATGACCAGCACTGCTCTACTTTTGCGTAGTCTCCGCACTTTAGGCGCACAAGTAGAATATGCTATTCCCAGCCGGATGCACGAAGGCTACGGTATTAATAAACGCATAGTTGAAGAATTCCACAGCGAAGGTGTGGGGCTAATTCTGACTGTAGATAATGGCATCTCTGCGTTTGAACCAGTTGCTAGGGCTAGAGAGCTTGGTGTTGCAGTAATTATCACCGATCACCACGATATCCCCCAAAAATTACCGCCAGCTAACGCTATCCTCAACCCCAAACTAATAGCAGAATCGTCACCTTATCGGGGTGTTGCTGGTGTTGGTGTTGCCTACATTTTGGCAGTGTCTCTAGCACAACAGTTAGGGGCGACTAAGGGCTTGATCCAGCCGATGCTAGCACTGTTTACACTGGGAACGATCGCAGATTTAGCCCCCTTAACTGGCGTAAATCGTCGTTGGGTGAAACGTGGTTTACAACATTTACCCAAATCCAACTTAGCTGGGATACAGGCGTTGATTCAAGTAGGTGGAGTGCAGGCGAGGGGAGAGGAGAGAGCAGGGGGAGCAGGGGGAGATAAGGAAAAACTTCAGTCCCCAGTCCCCAGTCCCAAATCGCTAAAGCCTGAAGATATTGGGTTTCGTTTGGGGCCGCGAATTAATGCTATTGGTCGAATTGGTAATCCCCAGACTGTGATTGAATTGCTGACTACAGATGATATGGGGGTGGCGCTGGAAAGAGCAATGCAGTGCGAACAAATCAACGCTTCTCGTCAGGAAATGTGTCAGCAAATTGAACAAGAAGCGATCGCTTATGTAGAAGCAGAATTTGTTACATCTCTACAGCAAGATCGTGTATTAATTGTTGTTCAACCTAATTGGCATCACGGCGTTATTGGCATCGTCGCCTCCCGCTTGGTAGAACGCTACGGTGTTCCCGTGTTTATCGGTACTTATGAGGATGAGGGACACATACGGGGTTCTGCACGCTCAATTCCAGAGTTTCATGTGTTTGAAGCTTTGGAATATTGTCACGATTTACTAGGGAAATTTGGCGGACACAAAGCAGCCGGGGGATTCTCTCTACCAGCAGAGAATTTAGAGATGGTGCGATCGCGTTTGATTGAGTTTGCTAACCAGTGTCTTGAACCCCAACATCTCAAGCCTCTGCTCAAAATTGATGCCGAAGTCAACCTCAACCATCTCAATCAGCAGCTTTATCAACAGCTTAATGCTCTACATCCCTGCGGTATGGACAACCCCGATCCAGTTTTCTGGACACCTAATGTTCAAGTAGTTGAGCAAAAAATCGTTGGTAAGGGTCACATTAAACTAACAATTGCCCAAACTATCGATAATCAAGAGTATAGAATTAAAGCGATCGCCTGGCGTTGGGGCGACTATTTCCGCTTACCATCGCGAGTGGATGTTGCTTACAAGCTACGAGAAAATTACTTTAACGGTAACACCACCATTGAGCTAGAGTTAATCGGTGTCAGACTGCCAATTCAGATTCAACAATTTTTTGTTTCGCCACCAACCACATCAAGCACAACCTTTGAGTACAATCAGCGACAGTATACTTGTGGTTTCTATAAAAACGGTATTGAAGCAGAATTAAGAATTAAAAATTCTGAAGGTAAAGTTTTAGCCATGCAGCCAGGACATATAATTGGTTTGATAGGAACTAATAGGCAAAACGCCAAAGAAGTTGATATTTCTCAACCACAGTATGACAATATTATCCAAGCTGCCCTTCAAGCGTTATCAGTATTGAGTGCTGATTCATGA
- the psb30 gene encoding photosystem II reaction center protein Ycf12/Psb30 yields the protein MFDAVSDLFNAFLGINWEVIFQLLSVALIVIAGPAVIFVLAFRNGNL from the coding sequence ATGTTTGACGCTGTGTCTGACTTGTTTAACGCTTTTCTAGGTATCAATTGGGAAGTTATTTTCCAATTGCTGTCCGTGGCGCTAATTGTGATTGCTGGCCCAGCAGTGATCTTTGTGCTGGCATTTCGCAACGGCAACCTATAA
- a CDS encoding YkgJ family cysteine cluster protein produces the protein MSTWQCIKQCGACCNLDPAERPDLEDYLSPPELELYLSMVGEGGWCVNFDHTTRECRVYANRPRFCRVETEVFQDMYGVEPEEVNDFAIDCCRQQIEGVYGDRSLEILRFDKAVGL, from the coding sequence ATGTCAACTTGGCAATGTATAAAGCAATGTGGAGCCTGCTGTAATCTCGATCCAGCAGAGCGTCCAGATTTGGAAGACTATCTCTCACCACCAGAACTAGAACTCTACCTCAGCATGGTAGGCGAAGGGGGATGGTGCGTTAATTTCGACCACACCACGCGAGAATGTCGCGTCTACGCCAATCGTCCTCGCTTCTGTCGCGTGGAAACAGAAGTATTTCAAGATATGTATGGAGTTGAACCAGAAGAAGTTAATGATTTTGCCATTGACTGCTGTCGCCAACAAATAGAAGGGGTTTATGGCGATCGCAGTTTAGAAATACTACGCTTCGACAAAGCTGTTGGACTTTGA
- a CDS encoding TMEM165/GDT1 family protein translates to MKLDSAPLEISGISQTEIKLELKDSTDLNLTPAIVQPVVADSPQKQQSALVVFGTTFVTIFLAEIGDKTQLSTLLMSAESHSPWVVFIGSAAALITTSLLGVLLGSWIASRLSPKTVEKSAGVMLLMISLMLFWDVFTSH, encoded by the coding sequence GTGAAACTTGACTCTGCACCTTTGGAGATTTCTGGCATATCTCAGACTGAGATCAAGCTAGAACTGAAAGACAGCACTGATTTGAACTTGACTCCTGCGATCGTTCAACCTGTAGTTGCTGATAGTCCTCAAAAGCAGCAATCAGCACTAGTAGTTTTTGGTACAACTTTTGTAACCATTTTTCTAGCAGAAATTGGAGATAAAACTCAGTTATCCACCCTCTTAATGAGTGCAGAATCTCATTCGCCGTGGGTGGTATTTATCGGATCTGCGGCGGCGCTGATAACCACCAGCTTATTAGGTGTACTTTTAGGTAGCTGGATAGCCAGCCGACTCAGCCCAAAAACTGTAGAAAAATCAGCCGGCGTGATGTTATTGATGATTTCGCTAATGCTGTTTTGGGATGTATTTACTAGTCATTAG
- a CDS encoding TMEM165/GDT1 family protein — translation MDWHLLGLSFITVFLSELGDKSQLAAIALSGRCNSPRAVFFGAAGALLLTSLLGSLAGGAVAELLPTRVLKAIAAVGFAILAARLLLFNNEPSADSEQTP, via the coding sequence ATGGATTGGCATCTTTTAGGACTGAGTTTTATTACAGTTTTTTTATCAGAATTGGGTGACAAAAGTCAGCTAGCGGCGATCGCACTTTCAGGGCGTTGTAATTCTCCACGTGCAGTATTTTTCGGTGCAGCAGGCGCATTGCTGTTGACAAGTCTGTTAGGATCTTTGGCTGGGGGTGCAGTAGCCGAATTATTACCTACGCGTGTCCTAAAAGCGATCGCAGCTGTAGGATTTGCCATTCTCGCTGCACGCCTGCTGTTATTTAACAATGAACCATCAGCAGATTCTGAACAAACACCTTAA
- a CDS encoding cobalamin-binding protein → MTNSNVRIVSLIPGGTEILAALGLVNAIVGRSHECDYPPEILNRPICTQARLNSNASSSQIHDDVNKLLQSALSIYEIKTDVLEQLQPTHILTQDQCDVCAVSLHEVEKAVATLIDSKPQIISLQPNILKDIWTDIERVGNTFDVDSVKVLENLEARVKICQQRLQGISLDELPTVACIEWTDPLMVAANWIPELVNLAGGQSLFCVTGQPSPILSWETLLTTNPDVIIFMPCGFDLNRTRQEANLLLTQGSGWEKLHATQAGRVYITDGNSYFNRPGPRLVDSLEILAEILHPEIFQYGYKGTAWERL, encoded by the coding sequence ATGACGAATAGTAATGTGAGAATTGTTTCCCTAATTCCCGGTGGAACGGAGATTTTAGCGGCACTAGGTTTGGTTAATGCTATTGTGGGGCGATCGCACGAATGCGACTACCCTCCAGAAATCCTCAATCGCCCCATTTGTACCCAAGCACGCTTAAATTCCAATGCCTCCAGCAGCCAAATTCACGACGATGTGAATAAATTATTGCAATCGGCTCTTAGTATTTATGAAATCAAAACAGATGTTTTAGAACAGTTACAGCCTACCCACATTCTTACTCAAGACCAGTGCGATGTTTGTGCTGTCAGCTTACACGAAGTGGAAAAAGCAGTTGCTACACTCATTGACAGTAAACCTCAGATTATTTCTTTACAACCCAATATTCTCAAAGATATTTGGACTGACATTGAGCGAGTTGGTAACACCTTTGACGTAGATTCGGTAAAAGTCTTAGAAAATTTAGAAGCTCGTGTCAAAATTTGTCAGCAAAGACTCCAAGGAATTTCTTTAGATGAACTGCCTACTGTCGCCTGTATCGAGTGGACTGATCCTTTAATGGTTGCCGCTAATTGGATTCCTGAATTAGTTAATTTAGCAGGAGGACAGTCTCTATTTTGTGTTACAGGTCAGCCTTCTCCAATCTTGTCGTGGGAAACACTGTTAACAACCAATCCAGATGTAATTATTTTTATGCCTTGTGGCTTTGATTTAAATCGCACTCGCCAAGAAGCCAATTTGTTATTAACTCAAGGTTCAGGGTGGGAAAAATTACACGCTACCCAAGCTGGTAGGGTCTATATTACTGACGGCAATTCTTACTTCAATCGTCCAGGGCCGCGACTGGTAGATTCTCTAGAAATTTTGGCAGAAATTTTGCATCCAGAAATTTTTCAATACGGCTACAAAGGAACCGCTTGGGAACGTTTGTAA
- a CDS encoding ATP-binding protein: MQVVSARNITEHNQAQEAFRIRENSRRKQSQSLVELARSKTFQEGNLNAVLREITETAARTLLVERVGVWLYNEERSKIECIDLYDVKTKEHTFGNWLLKTNCPAYFQALEEERTIAAHDARNDTRTQELSESYLSVLGITSLLDAPIWLEGRLVGVVCHEHIGESRQWTLEEETFAGSIADFVTMAIEASERNFVQEALRQSEAQFRAIFERSSIGIGLIDMKAQIVDTNLALCEILGYSREDLYGKRFTDYISIERGDLKLYKQLMLGIRTDLKTTSRDDLQPSKHQEQLVERHRIEMERRCRHQNGGLVWTHISVSVIPGSNGEPEFFLAMIEDITERKQTELKLRASQEAAEAASRAKSEFLATMSHELRTPLNAIMGLSQLLQQEIVGSLNEKQNEYVSCIYSSGEHLLALINDILDLSKVEAGKEELLLSPLPVSDLCNYVIWTVRDRALEKGLQLTHEIHLEADICIADERHIKQMLLNLLTNAIKFTPVGQVSLVVKKVPQGITFTVSDTGIGIDSNHFQFLFEPFKQLDSQLNRQYEGTGLGLALTRKLARLHGGDVTVTSTLGKGSQFTLFLPNPVHPRDEGANFTLSSSSSLSSSSSIIPTNKTILLVEEEENTATVLQDYLHTIGYQVKWIDNGNDFLKQVQNLQPDLVFFDFQLAEDVRILNLLNILRQEPSWEDLPIVMMTFSEPLEEEISKLPGNVNDYLVKPIRIVQLESILIRYLS; the protein is encoded by the coding sequence ATGCAGGTGGTGTCAGCTAGAAATATTACAGAGCACAACCAGGCCCAAGAGGCTTTCCGAATCAGAGAAAATAGTCGGCGAAAACAAAGCCAGTCTCTGGTGGAACTGGCAAGAAGCAAGACATTTCAGGAAGGTAATCTCAATGCGGTTTTGAGGGAAATCACCGAAACCGCTGCTCGGACACTCTTGGTGGAGCGAGTTGGGGTATGGTTATATAATGAAGAACGTTCAAAAATTGAATGCATTGATTTGTATGATGTAAAGACTAAAGAGCATACCTTTGGTAACTGGCTTTTAAAAACAAATTGTCCTGCTTATTTCCAGGCTTTAGAAGAGGAACGTACCATTGCCGCACATGATGCCAGAAATGATACAAGAACCCAAGAATTATCCGAGTCTTATCTTTCCGTTTTGGGCATCACATCCTTACTGGATGCACCGATTTGGCTAGAGGGTCGTTTGGTAGGCGTAGTGTGTCACGAACACATAGGCGAAAGTCGCCAATGGACTTTGGAGGAAGAGACTTTTGCTGGCTCGATTGCAGATTTCGTGACAATGGCTATAGAAGCGAGTGAGCGAAACTTCGTGCAGGAAGCACTACGACAGAGTGAGGCACAATTTCGGGCGATTTTTGAGCGTTCCTCTATCGGCATTGGACTTATAGATATGAAAGCGCAGATAGTCGATACTAATCTGGCGCTGTGCGAGATTTTAGGATACAGCCGAGAAGATTTATACGGCAAGCGGTTTACAGATTACATTTCCATAGAAAGGGGGGATTTAAAACTTTACAAGCAACTGATGTTAGGAATTCGCACAGACTTAAAGACAACTTCGAGAGATGACTTACAACCCTCCAAACATCAGGAACAGCTTGTTGAAAGACATCGGATTGAGATGGAAAGACGCTGCCGGCATCAAAATGGTGGCTTAGTTTGGACTCATATCTCAGTTTCTGTTATACCAGGCAGCAATGGTGAACCTGAGTTTTTTTTAGCGATGATTGAGGACATTACTGAACGTAAGCAAACAGAGTTAAAACTGCGTGCCTCCCAAGAAGCAGCAGAAGCCGCCAGTCGGGCAAAAAGTGAATTTTTAGCAACCATGAGCCATGAGTTGCGGACGCCTCTAAATGCGATTATGGGTTTGTCACAGTTACTGCAACAAGAAATAGTTGGCTCTCTCAATGAAAAGCAGAACGAATATGTAAGTTGTATATATAGTAGTGGTGAACATCTGCTGGCACTAATTAACGATATCCTTGACCTATCGAAGGTAGAAGCAGGCAAAGAGGAACTGTTACTGTCACCTTTGCCAGTGTCAGATTTGTGTAATTATGTCATATGGACAGTGCGCGATCGCGCCTTAGAAAAGGGATTGCAACTCACACATGAAATTCACCTAGAAGCGGATATTTGTATTGCTGATGAGCGGCACATCAAGCAAATGCTACTCAACCTGCTCACTAATGCTATTAAATTCACCCCAGTAGGTCAGGTATCACTGGTAGTCAAAAAAGTACCGCAAGGGATAACATTTACAGTTTCAGATACTGGAATTGGTATAGACTCAAATCATTTTCAATTTCTATTTGAACCGTTTAAACAGCTTGACAGTCAGCTAAATCGGCAGTATGAAGGCACTGGACTGGGTTTAGCTTTAACGCGCAAATTAGCGCGTTTGCATGGTGGAGATGTTACCGTAACATCGACTTTGGGAAAAGGTAGTCAGTTCACTTTGTTTCTACCAAATCCAGTCCATCCGAGAGATGAGGGCGCAAATTTTACCTTGTCCTCCTCGTCCTCCTTGTCTTCCTCTTCCTCAATCATCCCCACAAATAAAACCATTTTGCTTGTGGAAGAAGAAGAAAATACTGCCACAGTGCTGCAAGATTATCTCCACACAATTGGCTACCAAGTCAAGTGGATAGATAATGGGAACGACTTTTTGAAACAGGTGCAAAACCTCCAACCAGATTTAGTTTTTTTTGATTTCCAGTTAGCAGAGGATGTTCGCATATTGAATTTGCTGAATATCCTTAGACAAGAGCCTTCTTGGGAAGATTTGCCAATTGTAATGATGACCTTTAGCGAACCTTTAGAAGAGGAAATTAGCAAGCTACCAGGGAATGTAAATGACTACCTTGTTAAGCCTATTCGGATAGTCCAACTAGAGTCAATACTGATTAGATATTTGAGTTAA
- a CDS encoding BMP family ABC transporter substrate-binding protein: MDRRNFLKYVTLAGSSFALTSCFQGRNSNLQPDVSLSASPMAVNEPLKVGFVYMGPVGDFGWTYAHDLGRRDMEANLQDKVKTTFVENVNKGADAERVIRQLALDGNKLIFTTSFGYMNPTIKVAKDFGDVIFEHCTGYKRAANVGTYLGRFEEPRYLTGMIAGKMTKSNVVGFIGAYPIPEVIRGISAFTQGVRLTNPQAKVKVLWVQSWYDPTKEREVAQALVNLGADVLTQHTDSGAVVQFAEEKDIYAFGYNTDMSKFGQKAHLTSPINKWGKFYTDKALAVMSNTWKPQDVWDGIGEGMVDISPMNQAIPSDVQQLVNAKRDEFIQGTAHPFDGPVKDQKGIVRVSKGKVLDDRGQLAMDWYVEGIEGSIPKDKS; the protein is encoded by the coding sequence ATGGATCGTCGGAATTTTCTAAAGTATGTCACTTTAGCAGGATCTAGCTTTGCCTTAACTAGTTGTTTTCAAGGTAGAAATTCCAATTTACAGCCGGATGTGTCCCTCTCAGCGTCACCTATGGCGGTAAATGAACCTCTGAAGGTGGGATTTGTTTATATGGGCCCTGTAGGTGATTTTGGTTGGACTTATGCCCATGATTTGGGTCGCAGAGACATGGAAGCCAATCTCCAAGATAAGGTAAAAACTACCTTTGTCGAAAATGTCAACAAAGGTGCTGACGCTGAAAGGGTGATTCGCCAACTAGCATTAGATGGTAACAAGTTGATTTTTACAACTTCCTTTGGCTACATGAACCCAACAATTAAAGTTGCCAAGGACTTTGGTGATGTTATCTTTGAACACTGTACAGGATACAAGCGTGCTGCTAATGTTGGTACTTATTTGGGACGCTTTGAAGAACCGCGTTATTTAACCGGTATGATTGCTGGCAAGATGACAAAATCAAATGTAGTTGGTTTTATTGGCGCATACCCAATTCCAGAAGTAATTCGAGGAATCAGTGCATTCACTCAAGGAGTGCGGCTAACAAATCCCCAAGCAAAAGTTAAGGTACTTTGGGTACAAAGTTGGTACGATCCAACTAAAGAAAGAGAAGTTGCTCAAGCTTTGGTCAATTTAGGTGCGGATGTACTGACACAGCATACCGACTCTGGTGCAGTTGTCCAGTTTGCTGAGGAAAAAGACATTTATGCTTTTGGCTACAACACTGATATGAGTAAGTTTGGTCAAAAAGCTCACCTGACATCACCTATTAATAAATGGGGCAAATTCTATACAGATAAAGCTTTGGCTGTAATGAGTAACACTTGGAAGCCTCAAGATGTTTGGGATGGTATTGGTGAAGGGATGGTGGATATTTCCCCGATGAATCAGGCGATTCCATCTGATGTGCAACAACTGGTGAATGCGAAGCGTGATGAGTTTATTCAGGGTACTGCACATCCTTTTGATGGCCCAGTGAAAGATCAAAAAGGGATAGTGCGAGTGTCAAAGGGTAAGGTGTTGGATGATCGGGGACAATTGGCGATGGATTGGTATGTTGAGGGAATCGAAGGATCAATTCCCAAGGACAAATCCTAG
- a CDS encoding WecB/TagA/CpsF family glycosyltransferase, translating to MKTFPEVKLLDTRFHKVKVQELMDYLIEAAKSKKKTIVENVNIKAMNLAYEKYWYRDFLNKADLVFCDGFGVLLGARFNGYSVQSVHRMTAPDYIEDLALKCERENLSLFLLAGKPGVVDKAITKLVAIAPNLRIKGHHGYFDKSGKENDLVIDKINKFKPDILYIGFGMPLQELWILDNFNKIETTVFLPLGACLDFYTDSIYRGPRWLTDNGLEWLTRLITEPTRLWDRYIVGIPLFFYRVLKQRITQAMLTNR from the coding sequence ATGAAAACTTTTCCTGAAGTAAAGTTACTTGACACAAGATTCCATAAAGTTAAAGTGCAAGAATTAATGGATTATTTAATAGAAGCAGCAAAAAGCAAAAAAAAGACAATTGTAGAAAATGTGAATATCAAAGCTATGAATTTAGCATACGAAAAGTATTGGTATCGAGATTTTTTGAATAAGGCTGATTTAGTGTTTTGTGACGGATTTGGTGTATTGCTAGGAGCTAGATTCAACGGTTATTCAGTGCAATCTGTACATCGCATGACAGCACCAGATTACATAGAAGATTTAGCATTAAAATGTGAAAGAGAAAACCTTTCTTTATTTTTGTTAGCTGGAAAACCGGGCGTAGTCGATAAAGCAATTACTAAGTTAGTAGCAATTGCGCCTAATTTGCGTATAAAGGGACATCATGGTTATTTTGATAAATCAGGAAAAGAGAATGATTTGGTAATAGACAAAATTAATAAATTTAAACCAGATATTTTATATATTGGTTTTGGTATGCCGTTACAAGAACTCTGGATTTTAGATAACTTCAATAAAATTGAAACGACTGTATTTTTACCTTTAGGTGCTTGTCTAGATTTTTATACTGACTCTATATACCGCGGCCCACGTTGGCTAACTGATAATGGACTTGAGTGGTTAACACGCTTAATTACTGAACCTACCCGTCTCTGGGATCGTTATATTGTAGGCATTCCATTATTTTTTTATCGTGTACTTAAACAGCGAATTACTCAAGCAATGCTCACAAATCGCTGA
- a CDS encoding glycosyltransferase family 4 protein: MKITMLGESLERQGGIVSVEKLILEETTSDIQITHITTLPNGSTVHKVLVFLQAIAKLAWNLLNQKTDLIHIHVSDRGSAFRHSITTIIGWLFQKPVIIHTHSADFHLFYSKLPQLLQQWLSWSFRKSTHFIVLSDSWKKFYIENLGLKSEQVIILPNPVKIPVQIPQRIDSKQIFFLFLGRIGERKGAFDLIKAFASIPAAQQSRAKLVMAGDGDVEKARSLIPTLNLIDHITILDWVDQEKRDELLTEANVFVLPSYNEGLPMALLEAMSWGLAVITTAVGGIPEIVTQDQNGLLINPGNIQQLSEAMQSLITDENLRISLANNARVSVKHLDIKDYFVSLKCIYEAVLD, encoded by the coding sequence ATGAAAATTACTATGTTAGGCGAAAGCTTAGAGCGCCAAGGTGGAATAGTTTCTGTGGAAAAACTCATTCTTGAAGAAACTACATCTGATATTCAAATTACACATATTACTACTTTACCGAATGGTTCTACTGTCCATAAGGTGTTAGTGTTTTTGCAAGCAATAGCTAAGTTAGCTTGGAACTTATTAAACCAGAAAACTGACCTAATTCACATTCATGTTTCTGATAGAGGTAGTGCTTTTCGTCACTCAATTACTACTATTATTGGTTGGCTATTTCAAAAACCAGTAATTATTCATACTCATAGTGCTGATTTTCATTTGTTTTACTCTAAACTTCCTCAATTGCTTCAGCAGTGGCTCAGTTGGTCATTTCGTAAATCTACCCATTTTATTGTTTTATCAGATAGCTGGAAAAAATTCTATATTGAAAATCTTGGTTTGAAGTCAGAGCAAGTTATAATTCTCCCTAACCCGGTAAAAATTCCCGTACAAATTCCACAGAGGATAGATTCCAAGCAGATATTTTTCTTATTTTTAGGGCGCATTGGTGAGCGCAAAGGTGCATTTGATTTAATTAAGGCATTTGCTTCTATACCTGCTGCTCAACAAAGCCGAGCAAAGTTAGTTATGGCGGGGGATGGAGATGTAGAAAAAGCTCGCAGTTTGATTCCAACTTTAAATCTTATTGACCACATCACTATTCTTGACTGGGTAGACCAAGAAAAACGCGACGAGCTTTTAACTGAAGCTAATGTATTTGTGTTGCCTTCTTACAATGAAGGTCTGCCTATGGCACTACTAGAAGCAATGAGTTGGGGTTTAGCAGTTATCACTACCGCAGTAGGAGGAATACCCGAAATAGTTACTCAAGACCAGAATGGTTTATTAATTAATCCGGGGAATATTCAACAATTATCAGAAGCAATGCAATCCTTAATTACAGATGAAAATCTGAGAATATCTCTGGCAAATAATGCACGAGTCAGCGTTAAACACTTGGATATAAAGGATTATTTTGTATCTTTGAAATGCATTTATGAAGCAGTTCTAGATTGA